GGGGCAATCTGTTCAGAAGGTTCCTTTTTTAGGAGATATACCAATCCTTGGAAGGTTTTTTAGAAAGGATGAAACTACTTCAGTCAAAACAAACCTACTTATTTTTATTACCCCCCGTATAATGACTACTTTTGAGAAGGCCATAGAATTAACTGCTGAAAAACAGAAAATAGTTGGAGAATAAAAAATAATATGCCAGAGAATAATTCTGTTTTATGGATTGAAAATCCAGAAGAAATGGTTGACCCAGAACTTCTTTCGTTATTTCCTTTCTCTTTTCTTAAAAATAATTCTCTTCTATTCTTGAGAAACGATGATAATGAAATAATAGTTGTTACTGATAACTTACTTAATATAGATTTAGGAGAGTTGAGGTCTAAGTTTGATAAAGAACTAAAGATAGCCCTATCTTCTTTAGATACTATAAATAGATGTCTTGAAAAGTATTATTATCACCCAAGTTCCTCCCAAAAAGTTATAGAAGATTTAAATGACGAGAATGAAATATCTCTTGAAGAAGATATAGATACAAGCGGAATGAACCTTCTTGACCTTGCCAACAAGGCACCTGTAATTAGGCTTGTCAACCAGATTATGTACAAGGCTATATCTATGAGAGCAAGTGATATACATATCCATTGTGGAGAATCTGAGTTAAAGATAAGGTATAGGGTTGACGGAGTTTTACACGATATTTTTATATTACCAAGAAAGTATCATCCTGCTATTGTTACAAGGATAAAGATTATATCTAACTTAGATATAGCTGAAAAACGGGTTCCTCAGGACGGAAGGGCTTCTATAAAAACCGATGGTAAAAAGATAGATATAAGGGTTTCTATAATACCTACTTTTTTTGGCGAATCTGTTGTAATGAGGTTATTGGATAGAAGCACTTTTCTTTATGGACTTGAAGAGTTAGGGTTTGAAGAAGAAAATTACGAAAAATTTAATAAAC
This sequence is a window from bacterium. Protein-coding genes within it:
- the tadA gene encoding Flp pilus assembly complex ATPase component TadA, which codes for MPENNSVLWIENPEEMVDPELLSLFPFSFLKNNSLLFLRNDDNEIIVVTDNLLNIDLGELRSKFDKELKIALSSLDTINRCLEKYYYHPSSSQKVIEDLNDENEISLEEDIDTSGMNLLDLANKAPVIRLVNQIMYKAISMRASDIHIHCGESELKIRYRVDGVLHDIFILPRKYHPAIVTRIKIISNLDIAEKRVPQDGRASIKTDGKKIDIRVSIIPTFFGESVVMRLLDRSTFLYGLEELGFEEENYEKFNKLIHLDHGIILLTGPTGSGKTTTLYAALSKINSPGINIITLEDPVEYNLDGINQIQVNSKVGLSFANGLRSILRHDPNIIMVGEIRDIETAEMAIQASLTGHLVFSTLHTNDSTSAVIRLTDMGVEPYLIASSLIGVMAQRLIRVNCQECSEKITPSLSEWQQVSPEAKDLQGGEYRASKGCSLCFNEGYYGRTCISELLVIEDDIRNMILNRSSSVEIKKAALKKGLVTLRMDGARKIKKGTTTISEVLRVTQEV